A single Camelus ferus isolate YT-003-E chromosome 3, BCGSAC_Cfer_1.0, whole genome shotgun sequence DNA region contains:
- the PTGER4 gene encoding prostaglandin E2 receptor EP4 subtype, protein MATPGANASALAADRLNSPVTIPAVMFIFGVVGNLVAIVVLCKSRKEQKETTFYTLVCGLAVTDLLGTLLVSPVTIATYMKGQWPGGPALCEYSTFILLFFGLSGLSIICAMSIERYLAINHAYFYNHYVDKRLAGLTLFAVYASNVLFCALPNMGLGSSRLQYPKTWCFIDWTTNVTAHAAFSYMYAGFSSFLILATVLCNVLVCGALLRMHRQFMRRTSLGTEQHHAAAAAVAVASAACRGTPAAASPALPRLSDFRRRRSFRRIAGAEIQMVILLIATSLVVLICSIPLVVRVFINQLYQPDSEKVISKNPDLQAIRIAAVNPILDPWIYILLRKTVLSKAIEKIKCLFCRIGGSRRERSGQHCSDSRRTSSAMSGHSRSFLSRELKEVSSTSQTLLYMPDLSENGLGGRNLLPGVPGVGLTQTDTTSLRTLRMSETSDSSQGQDSESVLLVDEVGGSSRAGPAPKGSSLQVTFPNETLNLTEKCI, encoded by the exons ATGGCCACGCCTGGGGCCAATGCGTCCGCCCTGGCCGCCGACCGACTAAACAGCCCGGTGACCATCCCGGCGGTGATGTTCATCTTCGGGGTGGTGGGCAACCTTGTGGCCATCGTGGTTCTGTGTAAATCGCGCAAGGAGCAGAAGGAGACGACCTTCTACACACTGGTATGCGGGCTGGCGGTCACCGACCTGCTGGGCACGTTGCTGGTGAGCCCTGTGACCATCGCCACATACATGAAGGGCCAGTGGCCCGGGGGCCCGGCACTGTGCGAGTACAGCACCTTCATCCTGCTCTTCTTCGGCCTGTCGGGGCTCAGCATCATCTGTGCCATGAGTATCGAGCGCTACCTGGCCATCAACCACGCCTACTTCTACAACCACTACGTGGACAAGCGGCTGGCGGGTCTCACGCTCTTCGCGGTCTACGCGTCCAACGTGCTCTTCTGCGCGCTGCCCAACATGGGCCTCGGCAGCTCGCGGCTGCAGTACCCGAAAACCTGGTGCTTTATCGACTGGACCACCAACGTGACGGCGCACGCCGCCTTCTCCTACATGTACGCGGGCTTCAGTTCCTTCCTCATTCTCGCCACGGTGCTCTGCAACGTGCTCGTGTGCGGCGCGCTGCTCCGCATGCACCGACAGTTCATGCGCCGCACCTCGCTGGGCACGGAGCAGCACcacgcggccgccgccgccgtcgccgtGGCCTCAGCCGCCTGCCGCGGCACCCCGGCCGCCGCCTCCCCCGCCCTGCCGCGCCTCAGCGACTTTCGCCGCCGCCGGAGCTTCCGCCGCATCGCGGGCGCTGAGATCCAGATGGTCATCTTACTCATCGCCACTTCCCTGGTGGTGCTCATCTGCTCCATCCCGCTCGTG GTGCGAGTGTTCATCAACCAGTTATATCAGCCAGATTCGGAGAAAGTCATCAGCAAAAACCCAGATTTGCAGGCCATCCGAATTGCTGCTGTGAACCCTATCCTGGACCCCTGGATATATATCCTCCTGCGGAAGACAGTGCTCAGTAAAGCGATAGAGAAGATCAAATGCCTCTTCTGCCGCATCGGCGGGTCCCGCAGGGAGCGTTCGGGGCAGCACTGCTCGGACAGTAGAAGGACATCCTCCGCCATGTCCGGCCACTCTCGCTCCTTCCTCTCTCGGGAGCTGAAGGAGGTCAGCAGCACGTCCCAGACCCTCCTCTACATGCCGGACCTCAGTGAAAACGGCCTCGGAGGCAGGAATCTGCTTCCGGGTGTGCCTGGCGTGGGCCTGACCCAGACAGACACCACATCGCTGAGGACTCTGCGAATGTCAGAGACCTCGGACTCCTCCCAGGGGCAGGACTCAGAGAGCGTCTTACTGGTGGACGAGGTTGGCGGGAGTAGCCGGGCGGGGCCTGCCCCAAAGGGGAGCTCCCTGCAAGTCACATTCCCCAATGAAACACTGAACCtaacagaaaaatgtatataG